The following proteins are encoded in a genomic region of Hemibagrus wyckioides isolate EC202008001 linkage group LG29, SWU_Hwy_1.0, whole genome shotgun sequence:
- the LOC131349157 gene encoding putative C-type lectin domain family 20 member A — protein MTLNLFLLLNFTGLVPVAILRTILHKYDLMMTQVSWPVAQNYCRVTYTDLATVVSDSDWLRFKNEAANKHLAANAWVGLYNDINSWRWSLNDLPLKNVTYSCWVSGQPDNLYGNEACGIIGYYNAWWDVPCAGLRPFICYNANFSGTARFIGITTLLTWPQAQAYCRTHHTDLASALNSSDNNMLVQIRNIQGDSWIGLYRDTWKWSDGTIASNLLWYPGQPDNYGGVENCAVVYNGLFYDAPCANLYYFFCHSNEAETKRKRQVGEHHSDLEAAARWKHLPQDKGRSVTSKCSPPSQTDCKLTEIYLTYNIHTLLSRGHQMTSLTRSR, from the exons ATGACGCTgaatctttttcttctcctgaatTTTACTG GTCTGGTCCCAGTTGCTATCCTGCGAACCATCCTTCACAAATATGACCTGATGATGACACAGGTGAGCTGGCCTGTTGCACAGAATTACTGCAGGGTGACCTACACTGACCTGGCAACAGTCGTAAGTGATAGTGATTGGCTAAGATTTAAGAACGAAGCTGCAAACAAACATCTGGCAGCAAATGCTTGGGTCGGACTGTACAATGATATCAATAGCTGGCGCTGGTCCTTAAACGATCTCCCACTGAAGAATGTCACTTATTCCTGCTGGGTCTCTGGACAGCCTGATAATCTGTATGGAAACGAAGCCTGTGGTATCATTGGTTATTATAATGCATGGTGGGATGTACCATGTGCAGGACTAAGACCTTTCATCTGCTACAATG CAAATTTCAGTGGTACTGCTAGGTTCATTGGCATCACTACTCTTCTGACCTGGCCTCAAGCTCAGGCTTACTGtcgaacacatcacacagacttgGCCAGTGCTCTTAACAGTTCAGACAACAACATGTTAGTGCAGATAAGGAATATCCAGGGTGATTCCTGGATTGGGCTCTACAGAGACACATGGAAGTGGTCAGATGGGACAATCGCTTCAAACCTACTATGGTATCCTGGACAACCTGATAATTATGGAGGAGTTGAGAACTGTGCAGTAGTTTATAATGGACTGTTCTATGATGCACCCTGTGCCAACCTGTACTATTTCTTCTGTCATTCCA ATGAAGcagaaactaaaagaaaaagacaagttGGAGAACACCACAGTGACCTGGAGGCTGCAGCCAGATGGAAACATCTTCCACAAGATAAAGGAAGATCTGTAACATCTAAATGCTCACCTCCAAGTCAAACAGATTGTAAACtaactgaaatttatttaacCTACAATATTCACACTTTGCTCAGTAGGGGACATCAGATGACAAGCTTAACCAGaagtagataa